The window TCTCGTCGCTGCTTTCCCGGGTGCGCTGGCTCGACCCGGGCACGATCTTGTCGGCCGTGGCCTCCCCGTGGGCCTGCTCGTCGGGgttgtcgccgccgatgccgaagtCGAGGGGCCGCAAGCCGACGCGATTGGCGATGTTGgggtcggcgccgacctcgagcagCTGGGAGATGATGCTTCGGTTTCCGATCCTCGCGGCGATGTTCAGGGCCGTGTCGCCGGAGCTGTCCTGGGCGTTGACGATCTCGCTCATGAAGCGGGCGATGCCCATCTTGGGCACGGCCGGCTGCGAGCCGCTCGGCAGGCCGTTGGGCGGCGCATTCTGGCTGCTGGGGACGCTGCCCTGGCGGACGACCCACTCGAGGAGGCTCTCGAGGTAGTAGCGGCTCGCGGCGTTGCGGCCCTTGACGGCGCTCGTGACGGCGATGTGGTGCAGCACGGTCCGTCCCTTCTGATCGCGGGCCTCGATGGTGCCGCCGAGAACCTCGAGCAGGTCGGGAAAGGAGCCTTGGTCCATCGAGTTGGTGACGAGGCAGGCGCGCATGAGGGCCGTCTCGCCCGAGGCGTTGACGCGATAGGGCGACGCGCCCGAGGCGATGAGGGCGCGGAGAAGGGGCATGCGGGCGAGGGTGGCGGCCCAGTGGAGCGCCGTGTGGCTCTGCGGGTCGATGGGCATGTCGAGCTCGTGAGGCGACAGGGTGCGGAGCATGTCGTGCTTggagacgtcggcggcggcggcgtccatgAAGAGGGTCATGAGCATGCTGCGCTTcgtctcgacgtcggccgacatGTCGTAGGGCAGAGGCGGGACGGGgccgtggccggcgtcggcggctccggACCGGTCGTGGACGGTGCTCTGGGTGTACATGAAGGACTCGTTGGGCTCGGTCGGCGAGCCGGGATAGGCGGTGCCGTAGACGTCCATGGCGGGACCGTAGGCCCCGAAGCTGTCCGAGGGCGTCATGGCCACGCGCTGGCGCTTCCTCGGGGGCTCAGCCTCGGCCAGGACGGGCCCGCCGTTCCGCTGGGTCGAGTAGGTCGAGTCGGCCgggtggccgccgtcggaggcGTAGCTCTGCTGCGAGTCGGCCGGGTAGTactcggcctgctgctgctgctgctgctgctgatgctgcaTCGAGGACTGGCGGCTGAAGCTGGGCGGTCGGGTCGGGCCGTCGCGGTTCCTCGGCCCCGGAGAATCGAAGCGAGCCTTgctgatggcggcgacggcgtgcgaGGCGGTGCTCGAGATGTTCTTGAAGAAGGTGCCGGAGAGGCCGTtgggccggccgtcgacggtcgagTTGTAGAGACGCTTCCTctgggcggccatggcctgcTCCTTGGTGGGCGTGTTGAAGTCGCcctggccggcgacgccgccgtcctggccCATGTCGTAGGTCAGGAGGGGTCGCAGGagttcctcgacgccgtacTGGCGGcagacctcgacgccgcgctCGAACTGGATCCAGGTGCCCTGGTACTTTCCGTAGCCGCCCTGGACCTTTTCGTGCTCGCCCGTCTGGATCTCCTTTTCGAGTATCTTGGTGCGCTTGCccttgtcgacgccggccacctTGAGGATCTGGGTGGCATTGAGCCAGGAatcttggcgacggcgcatgacggcgacgctgtTGACCTCCATCTCGtagacgtcgacgccggaaTAGGAGGCCTAGATGGGGGAGGACACGGGTCAGCAGGCCATCGaactcgacgccggcacGAGGCAGCCGAAGGATtcggagggggggggtttggaggggaggggagattcggaggggaggggagattcggaggggaggggagattcggaggggaggggagattcggaggggaggggagattcggaggggaggggagattcggaggggaggggagattcggaggggaggggagattcggaggggaggggagattcggaggggagggggagtcggagggggaggggatcGTACCGAGTAGATCTGGGGCCCGTCGGTGGCGCCATGGAAGCTGGCGTGAAACGAGGCCGAGTGCCTCGGTTGCGATGGTTGGCTCATGCTCATCGAAAAGGACTGCTGCGAGGAGGGCAGGGCCGACGGGGTCATGGAGGGGATCGTTTGTGCTGGGCCGCacgagccggagccggtggCGAGAGGAAAGCAGGAGAAGGCTCGTCGGGGAAAAAGGGCAGAGTGCCAAGGGGCACGATGGTTGGGCCAGGAGGCGATGCCAGCGtagcgtcgacgtcgggtgAGGCCAGGTCGAAGGCGATGCGGGTGCGGCAACGTCGGGCCTCGCGTCGGTTCAATGCGCTCCCGCgtcctgtcgtcgtcggcggctgcgTGCGACGGAAGCGGGTGGACGGGTGCGTCGGGGTTCGTCGGTCGGGTTGCGTTGTTGAATGAGGGAAGTGAAGGTTGGATGAAAtggcggagaggaggaggcgcgCGTCAATTCTGGCGGGTGTCTTACGAAGCAGTCGGTATTAGCGTccctctttttttttctcgaCGATGCAAGCACACCAATCTGTCCGCAGCCGTGCcaagggagggaggggccGACCAGGGACGTGGCAAACGAAGGGGCTCCGCTCCCATCAGCtggggcggcggcagggcagTCGAACGAAGCTCGGCATCAAGTCGAAAAGTATGTGCAATCGCTCGAGGACGTTTGTGcttctacggagtacttctcTGCTCATTCTCCATCGGTGCCGCACTTGTCCGACGACTCCTCCAcgtccctcgacgaggctACGTACCCGGCAGATTCCCACCTCGGCCAGGGATTTACGCAGATTTATGGTGCATTCACGTTCGTGCCACGCATTATGGCTAGGTAGGCATTACATTCGCTCGCTCGCGATTGGCAGAGGACGCCGAGCATACAAGCCATCCGATGGACGAGCCGGTGGATGATGCATCTGGCCAGGGTGAGACCATGTACCTGGACAAGACAAGGCGAGGCTATCGAGATGAGGTGCGGAGACTGGCCTCATTGGCCGATGCAAAGGAAATCGTCAGACATGTGCCAGCCTTGGGTGTTGGCGGCTCAGGCTGCGGTGCAATATTAGCAGGAGAATAGTACGACGAGTGCGAGGGCGGAGGGCGCGTTGATGGAATGtctctcgacggcgagatcaATTACAGGAGACGTGTCGGTTTCGTGATGGGGACGTGTTGAGTTCGCGCGACCTGCATGAAATGGTCGCGTTGAGGGGTGCGCGCGGGGCTTTGGCCTGCGGGCATTGGATGGGATTGGATGGGAGCTGGCCATTCCCAGTGGCTCGTGCCTGTGCTGGTCGGGTCGAGGgccagtaagtacagtagagtacGGTAGAGTACAGCACCGTAGAGTACAGTAGagtgcagcacagtactagtagagtgcagcacagtacagtacagcacagtacagcacagtacagcacagcacagcacagcacagcacagcacagcacagcacagtactagtagagtgcagcacagtactacacagcacagcacagcacagcacagcacagcacagcacagcacagcacagcacagcacagcacagcacagcacagtccTAGTAGagtgcagcacagtacagcacagcacagtacagcacagtacagcacagcacagcacagtactagtagagtgcagcacagtacagcacagcacagcacagtacagcacagcactgcacagcacagcacagcacagcacagcaaaGTAGAGTACAGTAGAGTGCAGCACAGGAATTACAGTAACAGGTAGTAGAatgcagcacagtacttgcagtagagtgcagtacagtacttgcagtagagtgcagtacagtagtgcAGTAGagtgcagcacagtacttacagtagagtgcagcacagtacttacacagtAGAGTGCAGCACAACACAGTATTGTACAGAACGGTACAAgtgcagctacagtacaggtaacgatactaggtactaggtacctactagtacctactacttTCCAGTAGGCTAGTAGTTGTAGCAGCAAGTGCGGAGTGAGTGGACGCTCCCATTGCTACAAGGGACCATTATACGGGGACcattgcacggagtacctgcactgtacttgcaacccTCGTATACACCTACAGAGGAGCTGCTCAGAACTATAATGATTACGGCGAACAAGTGCGTGCAAGTTCGTACCCTCTCGCGATATTATAagcactactccgtaccatgcTCAGAGACAAGCTCCCACTGTCTCATACCTCCAGTGTtcacgcacgcacacgccCGCTGTACTTTCCACCCTCCTACAGAGGAGCTGCTCAGAACTATAATGATTACGGCGAACAAGTGCGTGCAAGTTCGTACCCTCTCGCGATATAAGcaccactccgtacaatgctCAGAGACAAGCACCCACTGTCTCACGCCTCTAGTGTTGACGCACGCACACGCCCGTTCCCACTCCCTCACACACATTCTCTCCCCCACACACTCACACACTCTCCCCCACACACTCACATTCTCTCCCCCACACACTCACACTCTTCCCCCCCACACTCATTCACATTCTCTCCATTCTCTGCGATCGGAGACGAATAGCCCGGCAGGGCGAGTGCAGGGTTCCCGGCGCCTTGCCAAGGAGCAGGAGGGTTCGGTATTGTTCTTGCTTCCTCGTGCTAGTCaaagcacggagcactcgatACGCCATACCTGCGCACCACGTGCACGTACAGCAAGGCAAGCACCTAGCAGGCATTCCATGTTCTTTGAGCCTTCGGTATCGGTATTCCTCCGAACCAGCAGAAACCTGCCTTTGTTATGCATGCGCATGCCACGTGATTAATTATAGAGTTTATGTACCCCGAATATCGACGGGCGATTGGGGAGGGGAGAGAAAGAGGCAAGATCTGGTGGCGAGCGGCGTTGCTGGGCTGGGAGGAATtacattacagtacggagtactcgcagCCTTGATGCGGACAGGCTCGGCCATGCTCGTTAGCACTCCTCGCTCGCCTTGGTGCGCAGGCGCTAATACCCAGGCCCGTCCGCATGTGCAAGAGAATGCAGGACGAGGtgcaccgtcggcgacgcgtcAGTGACCTTGGGGCGTGGCCCTTTGGCTGTTGCGTGCCGACATGCGACCTCTCAAGTCGTTGATCGTCTCCTCACCTGCCAAGTGGCGAACAACCAACTGTACGGACGGATACATCGGCGAGCTCTCGCACGTGCGATGCCGCCATGGGAGTCATGCGTCTTCGGCGCTCTCCGGGCGATGCACGCATGGCTCGCCACTCATGATGCATCCATCATCGATTCTTCCAACCCAAGTTGACGGTTGACGGTTGACGGTGGATCGGCCGCATGAGAAATAAATTCGGACGACAGGTTACAGTTACAGCCAGTTCATGGGTGGGACGACGTGGAGTATGCACATTCATTGCCGTCACAGCGCCAATCGTGCGCTGCCCAGCACACTCTAAGTACACCGCGGGACTGTTCCAGGTGTGCCGCACGCCGGATGGCCGTCAATAGTGGTGTGCCGTAAACTGCATGTGTAGCGTAACGTGCACTAGCAATGCCAAGCACCCGGGTGTTGATTCGGGGAGGGGCATCATGCTCATTCATGCCCGCCCGGGGCCTGTTTCAGAGCAGGAAAATCGAGCGACGAAATCTCAGCAACTGACTTGTACGGGTACTATTTTCGGGAGTGCTGAAATTATACGTCAGAGTGCCCCTGCAGGTCTACCTCGCCGCAGCATCTGCACACTCCTCGCCGCTCTCTCTCGTTTCTCACGAGTCCTGCGCATGGACGCCAGATGATGGCGGTGACGAGAGTGTCATGCTGCCATGGGAGGGGCGGGGCAGGATAACGGAGGAGCGGCGCAACGGAAGCAAGATCTGAATGACAGGACTGGCCGTGTCGGCGTTTCGTCCAACTACCTTTCCGAATACTGGCATGTTGGGGCGACGGCACGCACGGGCACATGCGCACCACGTGCACGCGCAGCACGAACATGCAGGTGAAGGATACGATGATCGGAAGATGGACGAAACGCCGACACGGGCAGCCGTttacatgcactgtaggtaTATGCAGTATATAGATGGGGTCCATACTGTGCTCTGTGCCTGACACATCCACTaatattactaggtactagtattacacacataagtactgtacggagtacgtgcacATGAAATACGCACATACGTGTAGATTAAATACACACATACGTGTAGATAAAATACACACATACGTGTAGATAAAATACACACATACGTGTACATGAAATACACACAtgcagtacgtgtacaagtgcatggcCAACTGCAGAGTACACAGGCACACGATACACctgttactccgtacaaggttgtgtactaggttagtaggcTGCGAAACACCATGCAGGGCCCTGCCCATTAATGTCCGTGCATGTTAGTGGCGCGTAGGAGTCAAGACACCCTCtactacttgcacggagtaggtgtgctccgtatatTTCTCCGTAATACCGATTGCTGCACCGTTCCCCAGATGATG of the Drechmeria coniospora strain ARSEF 6962 chromosome 01, whole genome shotgun sequence genome contains:
- a CDS encoding Swi6, whose protein sequence is MTPSALPSSQQSFSMSMSQPSQPRHSASFHASFHGATDGPQIYSASYSGVDVYEMEVNSVAVMRRRQDSWLNATQILKVAGVDKGKRTKILEKEIQTGEHEKVQGGYGKYQGTWIQFERGVEVCRQYGVEELLRPLLTYDMGQDGGVAGQGDFNTPTKEQAMAAQRKRLYNSTVDGRPNGLSGTFFKNISSTASHAVAAISKARFDSPGPRNRDGPTRPPSFSRQSSMQHQQQQQQQQAEYYPADSQQSYASDGGHPADSTYSTQRNGGPVLAEAEPPRKRQRVAMTPSDSFGAYGPAMDVYGTAYPGSPTEPNESFMYTQSTVHDRSGAADAGHGPVPPLPYDMSADVETKRSMLMTLFMDAAAADVSKHDMLRTLSPHELDMPIDPQSHTALHWAATLARMPLLRALIASGASPYRVNASGETALMRACLVTNSMDQGSFPDLLEVLGGTIEARDQKGRTVLHHIAVTSAVKGRNAASRYYLESLLEWVVRQGSVPSSQNAPPNGLPSGSQPAVPKMGIARFMSEIVNAQDSSGDTALNIAARIGNRSIISQLLEVGADPNIANRVGLRPLDFGIGGDNPDEQAHGEATADKIVPGSSQRTRESSDEIVASITHLLSETGAAFQQEMKAKQASLDTLHATLRTTSTQLGDARRNLEHLTATVKKQQLARQMVANLAHAREDEQVRLMNEQSLSSQPNPSSSWETELAAILEAAVESGPGGGFEDMLPSSVVLRARIRAMEGRRDVTRKMVQALKGKSREVEVKYRRVVALCTGVQESEVDAVVDSLLKAVESERDELDIGRVRRFLGGVEGVVH